The Eremothecium gossypii ATCC 10895 chromosome IV, complete sequence genome contains a region encoding:
- the HDA1 gene encoding histone deacetylase HDA1 (Syntenic homolog of Saccharomyces cerevisiae YNL021W (HDA1)), with protein sequence MEERTQQKRKLEEGSPDGEANGGQASRKAIVQKRPVIVPPVRPKISYVPLKTGLCYDVRMRYHAKIFTSYFEYIDPHPEDPRRIYRIYKILAENGLIEDPTLSGIDEIGELMQKIPVREATEEEILTVHSKEHVEFLKTTNTMDREQLLKETEAGDSVYYNNDSLISARLSCGGAIEACKAVVEGRVKNAMAVVRPPGHHAEPGVAGGFCLFSNVAVAAQNILKNYPESVRRVMILDWDIHHGNGTQKAFYGDNRVLYVSLHRYELGKYYPGTSYGNYDQCGDGKGEGFNCNIPWSCSGVGDAEYMWAFEQVVIPMGREFQPDLVIISSGFDAADGDTIGQCHVSPACYGHLTHMLKSLARGNMCVVLEGGYNLDSIAKSALGVAKVLIGEPPDELPQPLKQPKPEAIVTIDMVIKEQSKYWNCFKGRHGNDGINWREGVNDSLTSKNFPLQSAVRQHQFRRLAKEYKFVTLPLLNMELPSDTIICSPNIHTTDAIIICVHDTPEIWAQRDSLTGHIDPSTSIIVDTTVSVINWALGRNYGVIDINIPQSLFEQDNYSAVLSSQEVVTYLWDSYLKTFPHLARVAFVGIGDAYSGFVHLLGHRDTRSVVKCAIAFADKKQLRPLVPLVDESLGDWYFKNSLVFTSTYHPCWGTDGNDSKKPRKKFGRVLRCTCDGMNNIVEERLEEATDFILDSFEEWSESE encoded by the coding sequence ATGGAAGAGCGGACACAACAAAAACGGAAACTGGAAGAGGGCAGCCCGGACGGCGAGGCTAACGGAGGGCAGGCGAGCCGGAAGGCCATAGTGCAGAAGCGGCCTGTTATTGTACCCCCGGTGCGGCCGAAGATCTCATATGTGCCGCTTAAGACAGGCCTTTGCTACGACGTGCGAATGCGCTACCACGCCAAGATATTTACGTCTTACTTTGAGTACATAGATCCACACCCCGAGGATCCACGGCGGATTTACCGGATCTACAAAATACTGGCGGAGAACGGGCTGATTGAGGACCCGACTTTGAGCGGGATTGACGAAATTGGAGAGCTGATGCAGAAGATCCCTGTGCGGGAGGCGACGGAGGAGGAGATTCTGACCGTGCACTCGAAGGAGCACGTCGAGTTCCTGAAGACTACAAACACGATGGACCGCGAACAGCTGCTGAAGGAGACGGAGGCCGGGGACAGCGTGTATTACAACAACGACTCGCTGATCAGCGCGAGACTCTCGTGCGGAGGGGCAATCGAGGCGTGCAAAGCTGTGGTGGAGGGCCGTGTGAAGAATGCGATGGCAGTCGTGCGCCCACCAGGGCACCATGCAGAGCCTGGAGTGGCAGGCGGCTTTTGCCTGTTCAGCAATGTTGCTGTCGCAGCGCAGAACATCTTGAAAAATTACCCAGAGAGCGTTCGCAGAGTTATGATTTTAGACTGGGATATTCACCATGGCAATGGCACTCAGAAGGCATTTTACGGCGATAACCGTGTTTTGTATGTTTCTCTTCACAGATATGAGCTAGGGAAGTATTATCCTGGGACATCTTATGGTAACTACGATCAATGCGGCGACGGCAAGGGCGAAGGTTTCAATTGCAACATTCCATGGTCATGCAGCGGGGTTGGCGATGCAGAGTACATGTGGGCGTTTGAGCAGGTAGTGATCCCAATGGGGCGTGAGTTCCAGCCAGATCTGGTAATCATCTCATCCGGTTTTGATGCTGCTGACGGAGACACCATTGGCCAGTGCCATGTATCACCCGCGTGCTATGGACATCTGACACATATGCTAAAGTCGTTGGCGAGGGGTAACATGTGTGTGGTGCTCGAAGGCGGTTACAATCTCGATTCCATCGCAAAGAGTGCACTAGGCGTCGCAAAAGTTCTTATAGGCGAGCCACCAGACGAGTTGCCACAGCCTCTTAAACAACCAAAGCCAGAAGCAATTGTAACGATTGACATGGTTATAAAAGAACAGTCAAAATATTGGAATTGCTTCAAAGGCAGACATGGAAATGATGGCATTAACTGGAGAGAGGGCGTGAACGATTCGCTTACGAGCAAGAATTTTCCATTACAGAGTGCTGTTCGCCAACACCAATTCAGGCGACTTGCAAAAGAGTATAAATTTGTGACATTGCCATTGCTGAATATGGAGCTTCCCTCAGACACTATTATTTGCTCTCCTAACATACATACTACCGATGCAATTATTATATGTGTGCATGACACCCCGGAGATCTGGGCGCAGCGCGATTCACTAACAGGTCATATTGACCCCTCTACATCTATCATAGTGGATACCACCGTCTCAGTCATAAATTGGGCCTTAGGAAGGAACTATGGCGTGATCGACATTAACATACCACAATCCCTTTTCGAACAAGACAACTATTCAGCCGTCCTTTCTTCACAGGAGGTGGTTACTTATTTATGGGATAGCTACCTGAAAACCTTCCCACACTTGGCGAGGGTTGCTTTTGTAGGAATTGGGGACGCGTATAGTGGATTTGTCCATTTGTTAGGCCATAGGGACACGCGCAGTGTTGTAAAATGTGCCATTGCCTTTGCGGATAAAAAGCAGTTACGCCCACTCGTGCCTTTGGTCGACGAATCTCTAGGCGATTGGTACTTTAAGAATTCCTTGGTATTCACCAGCACTTATCATCCATGCTGGGGGACCGATGGGAATGACTCCAAGAAACCCAGAAAAAAGTTCGGACGAGTACTGCGATGTACTTGTGATGGCATGAACAATATTGTGGAGGAAAGACTTGAAGAAGCTACTGATTTCATTCTAGATTCCTTTGAAGAATGGAGCGAGTCCGAATGA
- the RCM1 gene encoding rRNA (cytosine-C5-)-methyltransferase RCM1 (Syntenic homolog of Saccharomyces cerevisiae YNL022C): protein MEFYRDASWVLEYIEQEFARKSKVAGSLHSLVLQSHKKYKLKSDVRHVYAIVASFWKYKAYLDRIIEKSGLLKDVPRKKGEPAFKRSTLGLVVHDLLLSKKKRIHMGKHPLKAFVLKHQTRLRGEYAKQLVKLGVADLSVLVQDEREDATPVRWIRLNPFRIRGQREEVLQELQKKFPRRVADWRELTPGSIYEDEYVAGLYGVHPADKITSHELYKRGKIIIQDRASCFPAQILAPGRSDVIIDACAAPGNKTTHVAAHIFPEGGADHAQIHAFERDPQRAKTLRKMIATAGCDNAIEVHVGDFTRDAQPEIFKNVTGFIVDPSCSGSGIFGRQLVDATQETQKGTETDPSADVPEEETFEATKSAVELKNRLAKLSSFQFQIVKHAMSFPSAKKLIYSTCSVHAEENERVVIDLLLDSKVQKGGWKVASRSKVIPAWPRRGHQAEFEEVFPDQAEELAGGCIRVLPKEDGGIGFFAVCFERE, encoded by the coding sequence ATGGAGTTCTACAGAGATGCCAGTTGGGTGCTAGAATATATCGAGCAAGAGTTTGCACGGAAAAGCAAGGTAGCTGGATCGCTGCACAGCCTTGTACTGCAGAGCCATAAGAAGTACAAGCTAAAAAGCGACGTGCGGCATGTGTACGCTATCGTTGCATCATTCTGGAAGTACAAGGCATACCTGGATCGTATTATTGAGAAAAGTGGCCTGCTGAAGGACGTGCCTCGGAAGAAAGGGGAGCCAGCGTTCAAGCGCTCGACGCTGGGCCTGGTGGTACACGATCTGCTGCTGTCGAAGAAGAAGCGGATCCACATGGGCAAGCACCCGCTCAAGGCGTTTGTGCTGAAGCACCAGACCAGGCTGCGGGGGGAGTACGCAAAGCAGCTGGTGAAGCTCGGCGTCGCGGACCTGTCGGTGCTGGTGCAGGACGAGCGGGAGGACGCTACGCCTGTCCGCTGGATAAGGCTGAACCCGTTCCGGATCCGCGGGCAGCGCGAAGAGGTACTAcaggagctgcagaagaagTTTCCTCGCCGCGTTGCGGACTGGAGAGAGCTCACCCCCGGAAGCATATACGAAGATGAATATGTGGCGGGCCTCTATGGAGTACATCCTGCGGACAAAATTACCTCACACGAGCTGTACAAGAGAGGGAAGATCATCATACAGGACCGTGCATCGTGCTTTCCCGCGCAGATCCTTGCCCCTGGGCGCTCGGACGTTATTATCGATGCATGTGCTGCTCCTGGTAATAAGACGACTCACGTCGCAGCGCATATCTTTCCAGAGGGAGGGGCAGATCATGCTCAGATCCACGCCTTTGAGCGTGACCCGCAGCGTGCAAAGACATTGAGGAAGATGATTGCTACAGCAGGATGTGACAATGCCATTGAGGTCCATGTTGGCGACTTCACACGAGATGCGCAACCGGAGATATTCAAGAATGTGACGGGATTCATTGTAGACCCCAGCTGCTCTGGCAGCGGCATTTTTGGTCGCCAACTTGTAGATGCCACGCAGGAGACTCAGAAGGGGACAGAGACCGATCCTTCTGCGGATGTGCCGGAAGAGGAAACGTTTGAGGCCACAAAGAGCGCAGTAGAGCTGAAGAACAGACTGGCGAAGTTATCCTCGTTCCAATTTCAAATAGTCAAACATGCGATGAGCTTTCCTAGCGCCAAAAAGCTAATTTATAGCACCTGCTCCGTACATGCCGAGGAGAATGAACGAGTAGTAATTGATCTCCTTCTGGATAGTAAGGTCCAGAAAGGTGGCTGGAAGGTTGCTTCGCGCTCCAAGGTTATACCTGCCTGGCCTAGAAGAGGACACCAAGCTGAGTTTGAGGAAGTCTTCCCTGATCAGGCCGAGGAATTGGCCGGCGGTTGCATCAGAGTGCTGCCGAAGGAAGACGGTGGGATCGGCTTCTTTGCGGTGTGTTTTGAGAGAGAATAA
- the LYS12 gene encoding homoisocitrate dehydrogenase (Syntenic homolog of Saccharomyces cerevisiae YIL094C (LYS12)), which produces MHRSSATSLIHKATYATSKTLTIGLIPGDGIGKEVIPAGQRVLEAIGKKHDIRFSYEHLDAGWQTFLETGNALPGATVEALRERCQGALFGAVQSPTTKVEGYSSPIVALRRQLGLYANIRPVKSVSGTGQPVDLVIVRENTEDLYVQQERTYVDAATGKRVAEAIKRISEPATERIAEISLRLALQRQRMGGRGALTVTHKSNVLSQTDGLFKEVCREVYEANKKSYGSIEYNEQIVDSMVYRLFKEPHCFDVVVAPNLYGDLLSDGAAALVGSLGLVPSVNVGNNIIIGEPCHGSAPDIAGRGIANPIATIRSVSLMLQFLGLEEAASDIDQAVTGNLKDRQVVSPDLGGKNTTQEVLDDILARI; this is translated from the coding sequence ATGCACAGAAGCAGTGCGACGTCCCTGATCCATAAAGCAACGTATGCCACCTCCAAGACACTCACAATAGGCTTGATTCCAGGCGACGGAATCGGCAAGGAGGTGATCCCAGCCGGGCAGCGGGTTTTGGAGGCTATCGGCAAGAAACATGATATAAGGTTCAGCTATGAGCATCTGGATGCTGGCTGGCAAACGTTTTTAGAGACGGGCAACGCCCTTCCAGGAGCAACAGTGGAAGCTTTGCGGGAAAGATGCCAGGGTGCACTGTTTGGCGCAGTCCAGTCGCCGACCACGAAGGTGGAAGGGTACTCATCACCCATTGTTGCGCTACGCAGGCAGCTGGGGCTTTACGCCAACATAAGGCCCGTCAAGTCTGTTTCTGGGACTGGGCAGCCAGTGGATCTCGTAATCGTGAGAGAAAATACCGAAGATCTATATGTTCAACAGGAACGGACTTACGTGGATGCGGCGACCGGCAAGCGGGTAGCGGAGGCCATCAAGAGAATCTCGGAGCCGGCAACCGAGCGGATAGCTGAAATTTCGTTGCGGCTTGCACTACAGCGCCAGCGGATGGGAGGGCGCGGAGCGCTAACCGTCACTCATAAGTCGAACGTGTTATCCCAGACAGATGGGCTCTTCAAAGAGGTATGCAGGGAGGTATACGAGGCCAACAAAAAATCTTATGGGTCGATAGAGTACAACGAGCAGATTGTGGATTCAATGGTTTATCGGCTTTTCAAGGAACCCCATTGTTTCGACGTGGTAGTTGCGCCTAATCTGTACGGAGACCTGCTATCTGACGGTGCAGCAGCTTTAGTCGGCTCACTTGGACTGGTTCCGAGCGTTAATGTTGGCAACAACATCATTATCGGAGAACCATGTCATGGCTCTGCACCTGATATCGCTGGAAGGGGGATTGCGAACCCCATCGCTACAATCAGATCAGTGTCACTAATGCTTCAGTTCCTAGGTTTAGAGGAGGCTGCAAGTGACATCGACCAGGCTGTTACAGGGAACTTGAAGGATCGCCAGGTTGTTTCCCCCGACCTTGGCGGGAAGAACACCACACAGGAGGTGCTGGACGATATTCTGGCAAGGATTTGA
- a CDS encoding ADL217Wp (Syntenic homolog of Saccharomyces cerevisiae YIL095W (PRK1) and YNL020C (ARK1)), whose product MNQVPQDCLQPGIILTVGSHEVKIIQYLTSGGFAQIYSCEVLSPGPIQGSLACLKRVHVPDKPSLNTLRAEVDAMKMLKGHRHVVSYIDSHAAKSPRHDGTYEVYLLMEYCLRGGLIDFMNSRLQTRLSEFEVLKIMSHVAQGIMAMHALVPPLIHRDIKIENVLISGDGDFKVCDFGSVSGVIRPPKNAYEFNYVQHDILKNTTAQYRAPEMIDLYRALPVDEKSDIWALGVFLYKVCYFTTPFEKVGENAILQAKFQFPSYPQYTDRLKNLISVMLSEHPVQRPNICQVLEEVSRIQGVPCPLPNFYLERMKHGACTPVHHSASQPALPLATHQFSTSTPMVTHPQPPANQMSPLPHGIQPITSNMVYMMHNTTPNIKDIPRENPAATIQKNALYSMSGSEHLSALSSDMHFNRPQLENSHTFSGVGPRSSSNPIKIPRNEIQKFLSGTPPTSAKKPTYVDSETQTGDIITSNKSGSRPFAMSLSPLSSPELFSEQSTGNSLLGRLSRKTIRSPTSDKGSNPLKSKSSVGDDLASLLSSPSRNLSFPAQSSKSSKRNSADLSSRKSPVLNKSRIAMSYSGPEKSSATGLESSSSSLFGSQNGEHRPPSSTDRHKSNSTSFRLVPTKKGQTSIQERVHKLLATSAQEDVSKKASKKTTNSATSAKLEHQKGDEQSISTGSMSKIDAISMDLSSIAAGNVSKSQFTSVENVLKAAANGSVTAGKKPTTSETSKSAVSASATNTRKAPNSSENATKLPNVVSPTKRANTVETPQRSPADPVSAKVASSMDSKTKDKKQPPTKPPKPAHLRPKLPPKPSHLKSPSVDKKRMSKDASTLISEC is encoded by the coding sequence ATGAATCAGGTACCACAGGACTGCCTTCAGCCCGGAATAATCCTGACAGTGGGCTCGCATGAGGTCAAAATAATCCAGTATCTCACGAGCGGGGGGTTCGCGCAGATATACAGCTGCGAGGTGCTTTCACCAGGGCCAATCCAGGGGAGTTTGGCGTGCTTGAAGCGAGTGCATGTGCCGGACAAGCCTAGCCTCAACACGCTTCGCGCGGAAGTGGACGCCATGAAGATGCTCAAAGGACATCGGCATGTGGTGTCTTACATTGACTCGCACGCGGCCAAGTCGCCACGACACGACGGGACATACGAGGTTTATCTCCTCATGGAATACTGTTTGCGCGGCGGGCTCATTGACTTCATGAACTCACGCCTACAGACCCGGCTCTCTGAATTCGAGGTGCTCAAGATCATGAGCCATGTGGCACAGGGCATAATGGCGATGCATGCGCTGGTCCCACCGCTCATCCACCGGGATATCAAGATTGAAAATGTTTTGATTTCTGGTGACGGAGACTTTAAGGTGTGCGACTTTGGTTCGGTATCTGGAGTCATACGGCCACCTAAGAACGCCTACGAGTTCAATTACGTCCAGCACGATATTCTGAAAAACACCACTGCACAGTATAGGGCGCCGGAGATGATTGATTTATATCGGGCCCTGCCTGTGGATGAAAAGTCGGACATTTGGGCATTAGGAGTGTTCCTGTACAAAGTATGCTACTTCACCACTCCTTTTGAGAAGGTAGGTGAAAATGCCATCTTGCAGGCCAAGTTTCAATTTCCAAGCTATCCACAATATACTGATCGTTTAAAAAATCTAATAAGCGTGATGTTGAGCGAGCATCCTGTTCAGAGACCCAATATTTGCCAAGTTCTAGAAGAGGTTAGTAGGATTCAGGGAGTCCCTTGTCCCCTTCCTAATTTCTACCTCGAAAGGATGAAACATGGCGCTTGCACGCCAGTCCATCATTCTGCTAGCCAGCCAGCTCTTCCTTTGGCAACTCACCAATTTTCTACCTCTACGCCAATGGTAACACATCCGCAGCCACCAGCCAATCAAATGAGTCCACTTCCTCATGGTATTCAACCGATTACATCAAATATGGTGTACATGATGCACAACACCACTCCAAACATCAAAGATATCCCACGCGAGAACCCAGCGGCTACGATACAGAAAAATGCGCTCTATTCGATGTCAGGATCAGAACATTTGAGCGCTCTATCATCAGATATGCACTTCAATAGGCCTCAACTGGAGAACTCGCACACCTTCAGTGGTGTAGGCCCAAGGTCCTCTTCCAACCCAATAAAAATCCCCAGAAACGAGATCCAAAAGTTCCTCTCGGGTACGCCTCCAACTAGTGCGAAAAAGCCTACATATGTTGATTCTGAAACGCAAACAGGTGATATTATCACCTCAAATAAGTCTGGTTCACGGCCATTTGCAATGTCGTTATCGCCTTTATCATCTCCAGAATTATTTTCTGAACAGAGCACAGGTAACAGTCTTCTGGGAAGATTAAGCCGTAAAACCATTAGGTCGCCTACTAGTGATAAAGGCTCCAATCCACTAAAGTCCAAATCTAGTGTAGGAGATGATCTTGCTTCACTTCTATCCTCCCCTTCTCGTAATTTGAGTTTCCCTGCTCAGAGTTCTAAATCATCCAAGCGGAACAGTGCAGACCTTTCGAGCAGAAAATCACCTGTCCTGAATAAGAGCAGAATTGCCATGTCGTATTCTGGGCCAGAGAAATCGAGCGCAACAGGACTTGAATCCAGCTCTTCGTCACTTTTCGGTTCTCAAAATGGTGAACACCgtccaccttctagcacCGACCGCCATAAATCCAACAGTACATCATTCCGCTTAGTACCAACTAAAAAGGGACAAACCTCTATCCAGGAGCGTGTTCATAAACTATTGGCTACGTCAGCACAGGAAGACGTGAGTAAGAAAGCCAGTAAGAAGACAACTAATTCAGCAACATCAGCGAAGCTAGAGCACCAAAAGGGAGATGAACAAAGCATATCTACTGGGTCCATGAGCAAAATAGATGCTATCAGTATGGATCTATCGTCGATTGCTGCCGGTAACGTTTCCAAGTCCCAATTTACCAGCGTCGAAAATGTACTCAAAGCGGCCGCAAATGGCAGCGTCACTGCCGGGAAAAAGCCGACTACCTCTGAAACCTCGAAATCAGCTGTATCCGCAAGTGCCACGAATACCAGGAAAGCTCCAAACTCAAGTGAAAATGCAACTAAGTTACCCAATGTTGTTTCGCCTACCAAACGTGCCAATACCGTTGAAACCCCTCAGAGATCGCCAGCAGACCCCGTTTCAGCTAAGGTAGCCAGTAGTATGGACAGTAAGACAAAGGATAAAAAGCAACCGCCTACGAAGCCTCCTAAGCCGGCACATCTGAGGCCTAAACTGCCTCCAAAACCCAGTCATTTGAAGTCTCCATCCGTCGACAAGAAACGTATGTCAAAGGACGCTAGCACACTCATTAGTGAGTGCTAG
- a CDS encoding uncharacterized protein (Syntenic homolog of Saccharomyces cerevisiae YNL035C): MSYILQQKVSFGADNWCLRLRPLYQAGVLAALSNGHVHLVDWATGKSVLDVAAHESSINGLQVLDSAHDRGTVFATAADDGVKLFDIRTRGCVATLTDANGAPALSLDSRHGMLAFGTELVGVDAVVSLFALGEWGRPLRAFVDSHHDDVTDVKFHPTDSNLLLSGSTDGYVNVYDLKQSEEDEALHQVINFASIHSCGWLSPKRIWSLSHMETFAIHELNDKSEHANEPQPQLFGDVREPWACDYVVDVYPGFIAAGSTRENAGELRLLPLRDECVDAANAIVLPQAHGDEVVRDVLVPASSPELLYSAGEDGNMAIWKSTLGPLNVPVDFWDYSKKETVLEDLPSSGLDDTHSAQHNDQASSLSGQSQPEQQEYRQVQSDGMRRNRSSKHSKKHSARFTPY; the protein is encoded by the coding sequence ATGTCATATATCTTGCAGCAGAAGGTCTCCTTTGGTGCTGACAATTGGTGCTTGCGGCTGCGGCCATTGTACCAGGCAGGAGTGTTAGCGGCGTTGAGTAACGGCCATGTACACCTTGTTGATTGGGCCACGGGGAAGTCTGTTCTCGATGTAGCGGCGCACGAGTCGTCGATAAATGGGTTACAGGTGCTGGACAGCGCGCATGACCGGGGGACAGTGTTTGCAACGGCCGCGGACGATGGCGTGAAACTGTTTGACATTCGCACACGCGGCTGCGTTGCGACGTTGACGGACGCGAACGGCGCTCCAGCCCTGTCACTGGACTCGCGCCACGGCATGCTTGCATTTGGGACTGAGTTGGTGGGGGTTGATGCCGTGGTTAGTCTCTTTGCTCTGGGCGAGTGGGGGCGGCCACTGCGGGCGTTCGTGGATTCGCACCACGACGACGTTACAGACGTCAAATTCCATCCCACCGACTCGAATCTGCTACTTAGCGGCTCTACCGACGGATACGTCAATGTTTACGACCTGAAACAGTCCGAGGAAGATGAAGCGCTCCACCAAGTAATTAACTTTGCCAGTATCCACTCGTGCGGCTGGCTCTCACCCAAGCGCATATGGTCACTGTCGCATATGGAGACCTTTGCGATTCACGAGCTGAACGATAAATCGGAGCATGCCAACGAGCCACAACCGCAGTTGTTTGGCGATGTCAGGGAACCGTGGGCATGTGACTACGTGGTGGACGTCTACCCAGGCTTTATTGCTGCGGGCAGTACCCGAGAAAATGCCGGAGagctgcggctgctgccCCTACGGGACGAGTGCGTTGATGCCGCCAATGCTATTGTTTTGCCCCAGGCACATGGTGATGAAGTTGTCCGCGATGTCCTTGTGCCAGCATCCAGCCCAGAGTTGCTCTACTCTGCCGGCGAGGACGGCAACATGGCTATATGGAAGTCCACACTCGGTCCATTGAACGTGCCAGTCGACTTCTGGGACTACTCCAAGAAGGAGACCGTGCTCGAAGATCTGCCGTCGAGCGGATTAGACGACACGCATTCTGCGCAGCACAACGACCAAGCCAGCAGTCTCTCTGGACAGAGCCAACCGGAGCAACAGGAATACAGACAGGTACAAAGCGATGGTATGAGGAGGAACCGCTCATCTAAGCACTCCAAGAAGCATAGCGCTCGGTTTACACCATACTAG